The following are from one region of the Populus trichocarpa isolate Nisqually-1 chromosome 8, P.trichocarpa_v4.1, whole genome shotgun sequence genome:
- the LOC7469054 gene encoding polygalacturonase At1g48100, with protein MKSIRNSSVRFFLFVVVAVFITFAMISVEARKHHSNRNKPHKHLKDKGSNGHNAPDPATNIPGPAPAPLPYYGSYPTHSIIFDVLSFGAKGDGVSDDSKALLAAWKAACKVSGAVVEIPAEFKFLIKPITLQGPCMPHLVLEVDGILLAPPQVGAWPKSGLFQWLNFKWVHDFTIQGTGKLDGQGSAWWSPSGVYYIQKRSKHNPDMKVPTALRFYDSHNVTVRDIKIMNSPQCHLKFDSSSGIKVNNITIDSPENSPNTDGIHLQNTKDVEIQHSNIGCGDDCVSIQTGCSNIHVHHINCGPGHGISLGGLGKDKSVACVSDIVVEKISLQNTLSGVRIKTWQGGVGSVKNVTFSSIEVSDVKYPVIIDQFYCDKKICKNQTEAVAISGVKYDRIIGSYSVQPLHLACSNDVPCTDVDLIDIQLKPSSNGFRGFRQALCWNSYGKSQAPLLPSSIDYCLRTESRSVKRIARSHTEHICPP; from the exons ATGAAGAGCATCAGGAACTCATCTGttcgattttttctttttgttgtagTAGCTGTCTTCATTACATTTGCCATGATTTCTGTAGAGGCAAGAAAGCATCACAGCAACAGAAATAAACCTCACAAGCACCTTAAAGACAAGGGCAGCAATGGCCACAATGCTCCAGACCCAGCTACAAATATTCCAGGCCCTGCCCCAGCCCCTCTTCCTTACTATGGTTCTTATCCTACACATTCCATCATTTTTGACGTTTTGTCATTTGGAGCCAAGGGTGATGGAGTCTCAGATGATTCAAAG GCACTTTTAGCAGCATGGAAAGCTGCGTGCAAGGTATCTGGGGCTGTAGTGGAAATCCCGGCGGAATTCAAGTTCCTCATCAAGCCCATAACTCTCCAAGGTCCATGCATGCCTCACCTTGTACTTGAG GTAGATGGCATTCTCTTAGCTCCACCTCAAGTAGGTGCCTGGCCTAAATCCGGCTTGTTTCAGTGGCTAAACTTCAAATGGGTTCATGACTTCACCATTCAAGGCACTGGAAAACTTGATGGTCAAGGATCTGCCTGGTGGAGTCCCTCTGGAGTCTACTATATTCAG AAGAGGTCCAAACACAATCCAGATATGAAAGTACCAACC GCTTTGAGATTCTATGACAGCCATAATGTTACAGTTCGCGACATCAAAATCATGAACAGCCCTCAATGCCATCTCAAATTTGACAGCTCGAGTGGGATCAAAGTCAATAATATCACGATTGATTCACCAGAGAATAGTCCAAATACTGACGGCATTCACCTGCAGAATACAAAAGATGTAGAAATTCAGCACTCTAATATTGGATGCG GGGATGACTGTGTATCAATACAAACTGGTTGCTCTAATATCCATGTCCATCACATTAACTGTGGACCTGGACATGGTATAAG TCTAGGAGGACTTGGAAAGGATAAAAGTGTTGCCTGTGTCTCGGATATTGTTGTCGAGAAAATCTCACTACAAAATACTTTGTCCGGAGTTAGAATAAAGACATGGCAG GGAGGTGTTGGATCGGTAAAGAACGTGACATTTTCCAGTATTGAAGTATCAGATGTGAAGTATCCTGTAATAATTGACCAGTTCTATTGTGACAAGAAAATCTGCAAGAATCAAACAGAAGCTGTGGCAATATCTGGTGTTAAATATGACAGAATCATAGGGAGTTACTCAGTGCAACCCCTTCATCTTGCATGTAGCAATGACGTGCCTTGCACCGATGTTGATCTGATTGATATTCAGTTGAAGCCCAGCTCCAATGGCTTTCGAGGTTTTCGGCAGGCTCTGTGCTGGAACTCCTATGGGAAATCACAAGCACCCCTTCTTCCTTCAAGCATAGACTATTGCTTGAGAACCGAGAGTAGGTCTGTTAAGAGAATAGCAAGGTCGCATACTGAACATATTTGTCCGCCATGA